From a single Brassica napus cultivar Da-Ae chromosome C9, Da-Ae, whole genome shotgun sequence genomic region:
- the LOC106416577 gene encoding uncharacterized protein LOC106416577 isoform X1, with amino-acid sequence MIADFFQNSDNDHVVGLSVESFKDESKHHKCPEEIREDAELKIPKNKNNVCELFYDTRSGDECDKENDGNNKALKHHYCGDSDEAGKMMIRGNSQDTAAKGGLFYMDKNVTACDSPEVVVCYKESTYHVVKDICVDEGVPVQEKFLFGEEDSVRCNSEDLVETKSPEDRNGKLDGSELCNDSKTNQDVEEFSRESLADAEGSRSCNQEDLIVTKEAKEVVASTSENVLTLGGIILSSEDEQKPLNNSHRSEEKSPSQLQENEQRSLETEEPRKVEEKLSSVSIATSHEPERPGTDQQQPDSFEDGKLFSSGFGETSFSAAEAVSISGHISYSGPVVVSGRLSVRSDASTTSGRSFAFPILQSEWNSSPERMAKAEKRRLKGWREILLCCRFS; translated from the exons ATGATAGCAg atttttttcaaaattcagaTAATGATCACGTTGTTGGACTTTCAGTAGAGAGTTTCAAAGATGAATCTAAGCATCATAAGTGCCctgaagagattagagaagatgCAGAGCTAAAGATTCCTAAAAACAAGAACAATGTGTGTGAGTTGTTTTATGATACAAGAAGCGGCGACGAATGTGATAAAGAGAATGATGGAAACAACAAAGCTTTGAAACACCACTATTGTGGAGATTCTGATGAGGCTGGAAAGATGATGATACGAGGTAATAGTCAAGATACTGCTGCTAAGGGTGGTTTGTTTTATATGGACAAGAACGTCACGGCTTGTGACTCGCCTGAGGTTGTTGTTTGTTACAAGGAGAGTACTTATCATGTAGTGAAGGATATATGTGTTGATGAAGGTGTGCCGGTCCAAGAGAAGTTCTTATTCGGTGAGGAAGATTCTGTGAGGTGTAACTCAGAGGATTTGGTGGAAACCAAGTCCCCTGAAGACAGAAACGGTAAGCTTGATGGTTCTGAGCTTTGTAATGATTCTAAGACAAACCAAGATGTGGAAGAGTTTTCAAGAGAAAGTTTAGCTGATGCTGAAGGTTCTAGAAGTTGCAATCAGGAGGATTTGATTGTGACAAAAGAAGCCAAGGAGGTAGTGGCTAGTACATCAGAGAATGTCTTAACTTTGGGAGGTATTATTCTATCAAGTGAAGATGAACAAAAACCTCTTAACAATAGCCATAGAAGTGAAGAAAAATCTCCATCTCAACTTCAG GAGAATGAACAAAGAAGCTTAGAAACAGAGGAGCCAAGAAAGGTAGAGGAGAAGCTTTCCTCTGTTTCTATAGCAACCTCTCATGAACCTGAAAGGCCTGGAACCGATCAGCAACAACCAGACTCGTTTGAAGATGGCAAACTTTTCTCTAGCGGATTTGGAGAGACAAGTTTCTCAGCAGCAGAAGCAGTTTCAATATCAGGTCATATATCATACTCAGGACCAGTTGTAGTCTCTGGACGCCTCTCTGTTCGTTCTGATGCAAGCACAACGAGTGGAAGATCCTTTGCTTTCCCAAT ATTGCAGTCAGAATGGAACAGTAGTCCTGAAAGAATGGCTAAAGCTGAGAAGAGAAGACTCAAAGGATGGAGAGAGATCCTTCTCTGCTGTAGATTCTCTTAA
- the LOC106418594 gene encoding translin-associated protein X isoform X2, translating into MWSCSSAFQRVASLMFMAPKLKPQRLHQKTGAEQLVKKARTMTTESSMKDAFSQYADYLNNFNEKRERVVKASRDITMNSKKVIFQVHRLSKDNKEEVLEKAGKDLEAVREQHFARLMKELQGTDFWKLRRAYSPGVQEYVEAATFYKFCVSGTLSTLDEINSTLLPLSDPSLEPLQINILDYILGLADLTGELMRMAIGRISDGEVEFAQRICQFVRQIHRELLLVVPQMDDSYDMKSKMEVMLQSVIKIENACFSVHVRGSEYIPLLGDDAPTSFLLGGADVE; encoded by the exons ATGTGGAGTTGTTCATCGGCGTTCCAAAGAGTAGCCTCCTTAATGTTCATGGCTCCCAAGTTAAAACCTCAGCGACTCCATCAAA AGACTGGTGCTGAGCAACTGGTTAAGAAAGCAAGGACGATGACTACCGAATCCTCAATGAAAGATGCTTTCTCTCAATACGCTGATTATCTCAACAACTTT AATGAGAAACGAGAGAGAGTGGTGAAGGCAAGTCGTGACATCACTATGAACAGCAAAAAAGTTATCTTTCAAGTTCACAG ACTCAGTAAAGACAACAAAGAAGAGGTTTTGGAAAAAGCAGGGAAAGATTTAGAAGCAGTGAGGGAACAACACTTTGCCCGGCTGATGAAAGAGCTTCAAGGCACTGATTTTTGGAAGCTCCGGCGAGCTTACTCCCCAGGG GTGCAGGAATACGTTGAAGCTGCAACGTTTTACAAGTTCTGTGTGTCAGGAACACTCTCTACTCTCGATGAGATTAACTCTACGCTTTTACCGCTTAGTGACCCTTCTTTAGAGCCGCTGCAGATCAACATCCTTGACTATATTCTCGGG CTTGCGGATTTGACTGGAGAGCTAATGAGGATGGCGATAGGTAGAATATCAGATGGTGAAGTCGAGTTCGCGCAGAGGATTTGTCAGTTTGTCAGACAGATTCACAGGGAACTGTTGCTGGTCGTGCCTCAGATGGATGACAGTTACGACATGAAGTCAAAGATGGAAGTGATGCTTCAAAGTGTGATCAAAATAGAGAATG CTTGCTTTAGCGTTCATGTGCGTGGATCAGAGTATATTCCGCTGCTTGGAGATGATGCACCAACGTCGTTCTTATTGGGAGGTGCTGATGTTGAATGA
- the LOC106416577 gene encoding uncharacterized protein LOC106416577 isoform X2, which produces MIADNDHVVGLSVESFKDESKHHKCPEEIREDAELKIPKNKNNVCELFYDTRSGDECDKENDGNNKALKHHYCGDSDEAGKMMIRGNSQDTAAKGGLFYMDKNVTACDSPEVVVCYKESTYHVVKDICVDEGVPVQEKFLFGEEDSVRCNSEDLVETKSPEDRNGKLDGSELCNDSKTNQDVEEFSRESLADAEGSRSCNQEDLIVTKEAKEVVASTSENVLTLGGIILSSEDEQKPLNNSHRSEEKSPSQLQENEQRSLETEEPRKVEEKLSSVSIATSHEPERPGTDQQQPDSFEDGKLFSSGFGETSFSAAEAVSISGHISYSGPVVVSGRLSVRSDASTTSGRSFAFPILQSEWNSSPERMAKAEKRRLKGWREILLCCRFS; this is translated from the exons ATGATAGCAg aTAATGATCACGTTGTTGGACTTTCAGTAGAGAGTTTCAAAGATGAATCTAAGCATCATAAGTGCCctgaagagattagagaagatgCAGAGCTAAAGATTCCTAAAAACAAGAACAATGTGTGTGAGTTGTTTTATGATACAAGAAGCGGCGACGAATGTGATAAAGAGAATGATGGAAACAACAAAGCTTTGAAACACCACTATTGTGGAGATTCTGATGAGGCTGGAAAGATGATGATACGAGGTAATAGTCAAGATACTGCTGCTAAGGGTGGTTTGTTTTATATGGACAAGAACGTCACGGCTTGTGACTCGCCTGAGGTTGTTGTTTGTTACAAGGAGAGTACTTATCATGTAGTGAAGGATATATGTGTTGATGAAGGTGTGCCGGTCCAAGAGAAGTTCTTATTCGGTGAGGAAGATTCTGTGAGGTGTAACTCAGAGGATTTGGTGGAAACCAAGTCCCCTGAAGACAGAAACGGTAAGCTTGATGGTTCTGAGCTTTGTAATGATTCTAAGACAAACCAAGATGTGGAAGAGTTTTCAAGAGAAAGTTTAGCTGATGCTGAAGGTTCTAGAAGTTGCAATCAGGAGGATTTGATTGTGACAAAAGAAGCCAAGGAGGTAGTGGCTAGTACATCAGAGAATGTCTTAACTTTGGGAGGTATTATTCTATCAAGTGAAGATGAACAAAAACCTCTTAACAATAGCCATAGAAGTGAAGAAAAATCTCCATCTCAACTTCAG GAGAATGAACAAAGAAGCTTAGAAACAGAGGAGCCAAGAAAGGTAGAGGAGAAGCTTTCCTCTGTTTCTATAGCAACCTCTCATGAACCTGAAAGGCCTGGAACCGATCAGCAACAACCAGACTCGTTTGAAGATGGCAAACTTTTCTCTAGCGGATTTGGAGAGACAAGTTTCTCAGCAGCAGAAGCAGTTTCAATATCAGGTCATATATCATACTCAGGACCAGTTGTAGTCTCTGGACGCCTCTCTGTTCGTTCTGATGCAAGCACAACGAGTGGAAGATCCTTTGCTTTCCCAAT ATTGCAGTCAGAATGGAACAGTAGTCCTGAAAGAATGGCTAAAGCTGAGAAGAGAAGACTCAAAGGATGGAGAGAGATCCTTCTCTGCTGTAGATTCTCTTAA
- the LOC106418594 gene encoding translin-associated protein X isoform X1 translates to MWSCSSAFQRVASLMFMAPKLKPQRLHQIAETGAEQLVKKARTMTTESSMKDAFSQYADYLNNFNEKRERVVKASRDITMNSKKVIFQVHRLSKDNKEEVLEKAGKDLEAVREQHFARLMKELQGTDFWKLRRAYSPGVQEYVEAATFYKFCVSGTLSTLDEINSTLLPLSDPSLEPLQINILDYILGLADLTGELMRMAIGRISDGEVEFAQRICQFVRQIHRELLLVVPQMDDSYDMKSKMEVMLQSVIKIENACFSVHVRGSEYIPLLGDDAPTSFLLGGADVE, encoded by the exons ATGTGGAGTTGTTCATCGGCGTTCCAAAGAGTAGCCTCCTTAATGTTCATGGCTCCCAAGTTAAAACCTCAGCGACTCCATCAAA TTGCAGAGACTGGTGCTGAGCAACTGGTTAAGAAAGCAAGGACGATGACTACCGAATCCTCAATGAAAGATGCTTTCTCTCAATACGCTGATTATCTCAACAACTTT AATGAGAAACGAGAGAGAGTGGTGAAGGCAAGTCGTGACATCACTATGAACAGCAAAAAAGTTATCTTTCAAGTTCACAG ACTCAGTAAAGACAACAAAGAAGAGGTTTTGGAAAAAGCAGGGAAAGATTTAGAAGCAGTGAGGGAACAACACTTTGCCCGGCTGATGAAAGAGCTTCAAGGCACTGATTTTTGGAAGCTCCGGCGAGCTTACTCCCCAGGG GTGCAGGAATACGTTGAAGCTGCAACGTTTTACAAGTTCTGTGTGTCAGGAACACTCTCTACTCTCGATGAGATTAACTCTACGCTTTTACCGCTTAGTGACCCTTCTTTAGAGCCGCTGCAGATCAACATCCTTGACTATATTCTCGGG CTTGCGGATTTGACTGGAGAGCTAATGAGGATGGCGATAGGTAGAATATCAGATGGTGAAGTCGAGTTCGCGCAGAGGATTTGTCAGTTTGTCAGACAGATTCACAGGGAACTGTTGCTGGTCGTGCCTCAGATGGATGACAGTTACGACATGAAGTCAAAGATGGAAGTGATGCTTCAAAGTGTGATCAAAATAGAGAATG CTTGCTTTAGCGTTCATGTGCGTGGATCAGAGTATATTCCGCTGCTTGGAGATGATGCACCAACGTCGTTCTTATTGGGAGGTGCTGATGTTGAATGA